The Pseudomonadota bacterium genome includes a window with the following:
- the cas2 gene encoding CRISPR-associated endonuclease Cas2, with the protein MLIIVTYDVSTETRAGRRRLRRVAKVCESVGQRVQKSVFECQVNEMQFEELERSLLVEIDESEDNLRFYRITEPTELRVREYGNFRSVDFEGTLVV; encoded by the coding sequence GTGCTAATTATCGTAACCTATGATGTGTCGACGGAAACGCGGGCAGGGCGCCGTCGCCTGCGCCGTGTCGCCAAGGTGTGTGAATCTGTCGGACAACGAGTTCAGAAATCGGTCTTCGAGTGCCAGGTCAATGAAATGCAATTCGAGGAACTGGAACGGTCGCTTCTCGTAGAGATCGACGAGTCGGAGGACAACTTGCGCTTCTACCGCATCACTGAACCAACAGAATTGCGAGTTAGGGAGTACGGGAATTTCCGATCGGTCGACTTCGAAGGAACGCTCGTTGTATGA
- the cas1c gene encoding type I-C CRISPR-associated endonuclease Cas1, which translates to MHTILNTLYVMTPGAYAHLENNTVRIDVEKEKRLQVPLHHLEGLVCFGNVMVSPFLIHRLADEGKSLVLLEDSGRFKARLEGPVSGNILLRQAQHRAAGDRAFVVKVSRAVVAGKLKNSRSVVLRGAREASTLKEAETLTRKAQNLAASLRATKEAPDLDTLRGIEGEAARGYFEALNLVIKPNAREYFVLNGRTRRPPRDRFNALLSFLYSMLMNSCRSALEVAGLDPQLGFLHAVRPGRAAFALDLQEEFRSVIADRLALTLINRGQVTVGDFDEREGGAVMLNEQGRRKVVTAWQERRQDEVTHPILETSMPIVLLPLMQARFMARTVRGEMEGYVPYLAK; encoded by the coding sequence ATGCACACCATTCTCAACACTTTATATGTCATGACCCCGGGCGCCTATGCGCACTTGGAGAACAATACCGTGCGCATAGATGTGGAAAAGGAAAAGCGCCTGCAAGTACCGCTGCACCATCTGGAGGGATTGGTCTGCTTTGGCAACGTCATGGTGTCGCCTTTTCTCATCCATCGCTTGGCGGATGAAGGTAAGTCGTTGGTTCTATTGGAAGATTCTGGGAGATTCAAGGCTCGCTTGGAAGGGCCGGTTTCGGGCAACATACTGCTGCGCCAGGCCCAACACCGGGCGGCCGGTGACCGCGCCTTTGTCGTGAAAGTCTCTCGTGCCGTGGTGGCGGGCAAACTGAAGAACAGCCGATCCGTGGTTTTGCGGGGAGCTCGCGAGGCATCGACGCTGAAAGAGGCGGAAACCTTAACTCGCAAAGCCCAAAACCTCGCTGCTTCCTTGCGAGCCACCAAGGAAGCCCCGGACCTGGACACCCTGCGCGGCATTGAAGGGGAGGCGGCCCGAGGTTATTTCGAAGCGCTAAACCTGGTTATCAAACCCAACGCACGTGAGTATTTTGTGCTCAACGGGCGAACCCGCCGGCCACCGCGAGATCGTTTCAACGCGTTGCTTTCATTTCTCTACTCCATGCTAATGAATAGTTGTCGTTCGGCGTTAGAGGTGGCGGGCTTGGATCCGCAACTGGGTTTCCTGCATGCCGTACGCCCCGGTCGCGCTGCCTTCGCACTGGATCTGCAAGAGGAGTTTCGTTCGGTTATTGCCGATCGTTTGGCACTGACGTTGATTAATCGGGGTCAGGTTACGGTTGGCGACTTTGACGAACGTGAGGGTGGCGCGGTGATGCTCAACGAGCAGGGTCGTCGCAAGGTCGTGACCGCTTGGCAGGAGCGCCGACAGGACGAGGTAACGCACCCGATATTGGAAACCAGCATGCCCATCGTGTTGTTGCCGTTGATGCAAGCGCGCTTCATGGCACGCACCGTGCGAGGCGAGATGGAAGGCTATGTGCCCTACCTGGCCAAATAG
- a CDS encoding type II toxin-antitoxin system prevent-host-death family antitoxin, with the protein MVMDFITARELRAESAKVWEKLEAGEEIVVTRNGKPFAVIVHTDPQELESTLRALRWARFDRLLAEQHKRAAELGLDKMTMDEIDAEIAAARKERRERDAGNR; encoded by the coding sequence ATGGTTATGGACTTCATTACTGCACGAGAATTGCGCGCCGAATCGGCCAAGGTGTGGGAGAAGCTGGAAGCCGGCGAGGAGATCGTCGTTACCCGTAACGGTAAGCCGTTTGCCGTGATTGTCCACACCGATCCGCAAGAACTGGAGAGTACGCTGCGCGCCTTGCGCTGGGCGAGGTTCGACCGCCTGCTGGCGGAACAGCACAAGCGGGCCGCTGAATTGGGACTCGACAAAATGACCATGGATGAGATCGACGCCGAAATCGCGGCGGCACGCAAGGAAAGGCGCGAGCGCGATGCGGGTAATCGTTGA
- a CDS encoding putative toxin-antitoxin system toxin component, PIN family: MRSTPKSRRHARKGASAMRVIVDTSVWVSAFLTPHGTPGKLLHEVEQKRLILVYDITIEAEYRDVLSRPRFNIAPVLVAEFLARLREDGQRIAPPPVAPLRLPDPDDAPFIAAALAATCPIITGNRRHFPPECGVEVLSPAQCLSRLFTE, translated from the coding sequence ATGAGATCGACGCCGAAATCGCGGCGGCACGCAAGGAAAGGCGCGAGCGCGATGCGGGTAATCGTTGATACCAGCGTCTGGGTTTCGGCCTTCCTCACCCCCCACGGCACCCCCGGCAAGCTGCTGCACGAGGTTGAACAGAAACGACTGATCCTGGTATACGACATAACCATCGAAGCCGAGTATCGGGACGTGCTGAGCCGCCCGCGGTTCAACATCGCCCCGGTGCTGGTGGCCGAGTTTCTGGCGCGACTGCGTGAAGATGGACAGCGAATCGCACCACCACCTGTAGCGCCACTCCGCCTGCCAGACCCTGATGACGCCCCTTTCATCGCTGCCGCCTTGGCGGCGACCTGTCCTATCATCACCGGCAACAGGCGCCACTTCCCGCCTGAATGCGGCGTGGAAGTGCTGAGCCCCGCACAATGCCTTTCCCGCCTGTTCACGGAGTGA